A genomic stretch from Bos javanicus breed banteng chromosome 3, ARS-OSU_banteng_1.0, whole genome shotgun sequence includes:
- the SMIM42 gene encoding small integral membrane protein 42 encodes MSSPQLPAFLWDKHTLTTTLSDPAYLVKVLFFFALLMTLVTLLILVWKVTRDKGNKNREPDQRKEATLLA; translated from the coding sequence ATGTCTTCCCCACAGCTTCCAGCATTCTTATGGGACAAGCATACACTAACCACAACCTTATCTGATCCTGCTTACCTGGTCAAAGTCCTCTTCTTCTTTGCACTCCTGATGACTCTGGTGACATTACTTATCCTAGTCTGGAAGGTAACCAGAGACAAAGGCAACAAAAACAGAGAACCAGACCAAAGAAAGGAGGCGACACTGCTGGCTTGA